AGATGTTTTCTTAATTAGATTCATAATAAGCTTAATTGTTGTGCTTTTACCTGCTCCATTTGGACCAATAAACCCCATAATATATCCTCTATCCAAACTAAAATTTATATCATTCAATGTAAAATTATCATATTCCTTTCTTAAATTAGATACCTCCAATATTTTATCCATTAAAATTCCCCCTAGTTTTCATATAATATTTTTAGCATTTTTATTAAATCATCTAACTCAAGTCCAAGCATCTTACTTTCGCTTACTGCATCAAGTAACTTTTCTTCAATTATTTTCAATTTATTTTCTTTCATAAGCTCTTTATTTTGAGCTGCTACAAATGTTCCTTTTCCTCTAACCGTTTCTGTAAATCCTTCTTTTTCAAGCTCTTCGTAAGCTCTCTTAGTTGTAATTACACTTATTCCAAGTTCTTTTGCCAAATTTCTTATAGACGGAAGAATTTCTCCCTCCTTTAATTCATTTTTTAAAATAAGTGATTTTATTTGAGAAGCTATTTGCTCATATATAGGCTCGCCTGAAGAATTCGATATTAATATCTTCATTTTTATTCTCCTCTGTGTATATACTGTATATATTCTTTATATACAGTATATACACTACTAATCTCTTTGTCAATAAAAAAAGAATCCAAAGAAAAATTCTTCAGATTCTTAAATATAATTCACAATCCTAGATGGTTCAGTACCTTGAACCGTAAGATAAACTACCCTATCTTTAATTGAGTTAAATTTATTAAATTTTATTTGTGCATCTTTTATATCATTATAAACTTTCCAATATCCTAAAAGTAAACATTCTTTGTTAGGACATTCCACAAAATCCTTAACGTCTTCAAGAGGATAGCCTAAGAAAATACCTATTTCATGGGGACATACATTTTCATATCTATAACTTAACATCTCTAAACATTCTAAATTTGAATCAAAATTATAATAATCAAATCTACTTAAAAACTTTTGATTTTTTTCATTGGCA
This Clostridium novyi NT DNA region includes the following protein-coding sequences:
- a CDS encoding GntR family transcriptional regulator; translated protein: MKILISNSSGEPIYEQIASQIKSLILKNELKEGEILPSIRNLAKELGISVITTKRAYEELEKEGFTETVRGKGTFVAAQNKELMKENKLKIIEEKLLDAVSESKMLGLELDDLIKMLKILYEN
- a CDS encoding DUF3793 family protein codes for the protein MGEGYLKAYMRTVDGFNDKDYLLSTIIYSIAPTLAGEKVSSLVNFNKTRKRDLYSSWIQYKEEIIEILNIDYFELKKTDDMCVVLFYNSDQLTEILANEKNQKFLSRFDYYNFDSNLECLEMLSYRYENVCPHEIGIFLGYPLEDVKDFVECPNKECLLLGYWKVYNDIKDAQIKFNKFNSIKDRVVYLTVQGTEPSRIVNYI